A single region of the Pontibacter kalidii genome encodes:
- a CDS encoding head GIN domain-containing protein has protein sequence MKINNLHRAALGLMFLAFMLLNVPGAMAQSLRGNGQMATQNRSVSGIKGIDVGGGFVVELTQGSNEGVRLEAEENLLNNIKTEVRNGVLHIYNDKDISSTKGMKAFVTLKDLESLSISGGVKVIGNSSFKSPALKLEMSGGSNVKLAIVTEQIKGNLSGASKVELLGKTNELTMQLSGASKMEASELEARQVRVQASGASSVKVFAQEGLDINASGASAVYYKGSPSITSDVTSAARVGKL, from the coding sequence ATGAAGATCAACAATTTACACAGAGCGGCGCTCGGGCTGATGTTCCTCGCCTTTATGCTGCTGAACGTGCCGGGTGCCATGGCGCAGAGCCTGCGCGGCAACGGCCAGATGGCGACGCAAAACAGAAGCGTGTCCGGTATAAAGGGCATTGACGTGGGCGGCGGCTTTGTGGTGGAGCTGACCCAGGGCAGCAACGAAGGGGTGCGCCTGGAGGCCGAGGAGAACCTCCTCAACAACATCAAAACCGAAGTGCGCAACGGCGTGCTGCACATCTACAACGACAAGGACATCAGCAGCACCAAGGGGATGAAAGCCTTTGTGACACTGAAGGATCTGGAGAGCCTCAGCATCAGCGGCGGCGTGAAGGTGATCGGTAACTCCAGCTTTAAATCCCCCGCGCTGAAACTGGAGATGAGCGGCGGCTCCAACGTGAAACTGGCCATCGTGACGGAGCAGATTAAAGGCAACCTGAGTGGCGCAAGCAAAGTAGAGCTGCTGGGCAAGACCAATGAGCTGACCATGCAGCTGTCAGGAGCTTCTAAGATGGAGGCATCGGAACTGGAGGCGCGCCAGGTGAGGGTACAGGCCAGCGGAGCGAGCAGCGTGAAGGTGTTTGCGCAGGAGGGGCTGGACATCAATGCTTCAGGAGCCTCCGCAGTATACTACAAAGGCAGCCCCAGCATCACCTCTGATGTAACCTCTGCGGCGCGCGTAGGCAAATTGTAG
- a CDS encoding hotdog domain-containing protein: MTDTPNFRPVSYSRTTLTELMIPSYANFGGKIHGGILLSLMDKVAYACSAKHAGNYCVTVSVEGVNFLQPVEVGELVSLKASVNYVGNTSLMVGIRVVAENVKTGKVKHTNTSYFTMVAKGDDDKPAQVPGLLLETREDGRRFLEAIKRRELSRRYQTELANSKTILQVEKELHLLQQERCKVAF; encoded by the coding sequence ATGACCGATACTCCAAATTTCCGCCCCGTTTCCTATTCCCGCACCACCCTTACCGAGCTCATGATCCCGAGCTACGCCAACTTCGGGGGCAAAATACATGGCGGCATACTTCTTTCTTTGATGGACAAAGTAGCCTATGCCTGTTCTGCCAAGCATGCCGGCAATTACTGTGTCACGGTTTCCGTGGAGGGCGTTAATTTTCTGCAGCCCGTAGAGGTAGGTGAACTGGTATCGCTGAAGGCCTCGGTGAACTACGTGGGCAACACCTCGCTGATGGTGGGCATCCGGGTTGTGGCCGAGAACGTGAAAACCGGCAAGGTAAAGCACACCAACACCTCCTACTTCACCATGGTGGCCAAAGGCGACGACGACAAACCAGCCCAGGTGCCCGGTCTTCTACTTGAAACCCGCGAAGACGGCCGGCGCTTTCTGGAGGCCATTAAGCGCCGGGAACTCTCGCGCCGCTACCAGACAGAGCTTGCCAACTCCAAAACCATACTTCAGGTAGAGAAAGAGCTGCACTTGCTGCAGCAGGAGCGGTGTAAGGTGGCGTTTTAA
- a CDS encoding flavohemoglobin expression-modulating QEGLA motif protein — MIESITDSFVKKVTRSLKRGKQVHRRLPDGGLLYIDRPLPFLLLFRHPAGQPDHATADFLKASAAYIISHEERTEELRPLVQGIARAMADKFGAFMVIELMAAPADTADPPLFKVLGPEEQLPTTTETIVKELQSIKLTRIHTSVEVESNAPLLQEPHCLMPEEDLKKSGILMLGLQLKPIYKNTATGKIYPLLLRTLRARVANALKKTVFDFVSVQTTHHPVHFQALGRQSVNRVVWRIDKQLTSISDQFRFLLLVTPVNNNEAWAEFKKAKYNKLPTFHYRLMPIDADQLKRKLYNIPIEKVDDPTLGYLFRDKRHELDKMLTMLADRNTPDFLYSSMQLYGTVDDQLLKVAEGILAAIPQPTRSNAVDIIPVPEFVAQAERELAFLREQYPALDSGVDVRDDIIGLIVSKGRLNVGTDAKIPRHRAEALIQHEVGTHILTYFNGKAQPLQQLYVGSPGYEELQEGLAVLSEWLVGGLDQDRLRILAARVVAVYHLSKGCNFIDNFRRLKDEYLFDDETAWNVAMRVHRGGGLTKDAVYLRGLVHLLSYLKEGNELEPLLIGKIRQDYIPIVQELIYRNVLRPMPIKPRYLLDPRLKPKLEQLKAGISVFNLL; from the coding sequence ATGATAGAAAGTATAACCGACAGCTTTGTAAAGAAAGTCACCCGGAGCCTGAAGCGCGGCAAGCAGGTGCACCGCCGCCTGCCCGACGGCGGGCTACTCTACATCGATCGGCCCCTGCCTTTTCTCCTGCTTTTCCGCCATCCTGCCGGCCAGCCCGACCATGCCACCGCCGATTTCCTGAAAGCCAGTGCCGCTTACATCATCTCGCATGAGGAGCGCACCGAGGAGCTGCGGCCGCTGGTGCAAGGTATAGCCCGGGCCATGGCCGATAAGTTTGGTGCCTTTATGGTGATCGAGCTGATGGCCGCCCCTGCCGACACGGCCGATCCGCCGCTGTTTAAGGTGCTGGGGCCGGAGGAGCAGCTGCCTACCACCACCGAGACCATCGTAAAGGAGCTGCAAAGTATAAAGCTCACCCGGATCCACACTTCTGTGGAGGTAGAGAGCAACGCCCCGCTGCTACAGGAGCCGCACTGCCTGATGCCGGAGGAGGACCTTAAGAAAAGCGGCATCCTGATGCTGGGGCTGCAGTTGAAACCGATCTACAAAAACACCGCCACCGGCAAGATCTACCCCCTGCTGCTGCGCACGCTCCGCGCAAGAGTGGCCAACGCCCTAAAGAAAACTGTTTTCGACTTTGTGAGCGTGCAGACCACGCACCATCCGGTGCATTTCCAGGCGCTGGGGCGGCAGTCGGTAAACCGCGTGGTGTGGCGCATCGATAAGCAGCTGACAAGTATAAGCGATCAGTTCCGGTTCCTGCTGCTGGTAACGCCGGTGAACAACAACGAGGCCTGGGCGGAGTTTAAAAAGGCAAAGTATAACAAGCTGCCTACCTTCCATTACCGCCTCATGCCTATCGATGCGGACCAACTCAAGCGCAAGCTCTACAACATCCCGATCGAGAAGGTGGACGACCCGACGCTGGGCTACCTCTTCCGCGACAAGCGCCACGAGCTGGACAAGATGCTGACCATGCTTGCAGACCGCAATACACCCGATTTCCTGTACAGCAGCATGCAGCTCTACGGCACTGTGGACGACCAGCTGCTGAAAGTGGCCGAAGGGATACTTGCCGCCATTCCCCAGCCCACCCGCAGCAACGCGGTCGACATTATACCTGTGCCTGAGTTTGTGGCGCAGGCCGAGCGGGAACTGGCCTTTTTAAGGGAGCAGTACCCGGCTTTAGACTCCGGCGTGGATGTGCGTGACGATATCATAGGGCTGATCGTGTCGAAAGGCAGGCTGAACGTGGGCACCGACGCCAAGATTCCGCGCCATCGCGCCGAGGCCCTGATCCAGCACGAGGTAGGCACCCACATCCTGACCTACTTTAACGGTAAGGCACAGCCGCTGCAACAGCTCTACGTGGGCAGCCCCGGCTACGAGGAGCTGCAGGAGGGGCTGGCCGTGCTGAGCGAGTGGCTGGTGGGCGGACTGGACCAGGACCGTCTGCGCATACTGGCCGCGCGCGTAGTGGCCGTCTATCACCTTTCCAAGGGCTGTAACTTTATAGATAACTTCCGGCGCCTGAAAGACGAGTACCTTTTTGACGACGAAACGGCCTGGAACGTGGCCATGCGCGTGCACCGCGGCGGCGGCCTCACCAAAGACGCTGTGTACCTGCGGGGGCTGGTGCACCTGCTTAGCTATTTGAAGGAAGGAAATGAGTTGGAACCGCTGCTCATCGGCAAGATCCGGCAGGACTACATCCCCATTGTGCAGGAGCTGATTTACCGCAATGTGCTACGCCCCATGCCCATCAAGCCGCGCTACCTCCTCGACCCGCGCCTAAAACCAAAGCTGGAACAACTAAAAGCCGGTATTTCAGTATTTAACCTACTGTGA
- a CDS encoding energy transducer TonB, which translates to MRIVLAAVLMALLSVAGQQAVAQVRYLSKSGVKEVPAAEAHFFEVKEENATGGGTLTRYLTADSSKVSLYTYSDLDGGEYKTGVKEGPYYEWHRNGNLKIEGNYSHNKLHGEYRAWYEGGQLYYKRLYEKGMEEDTLKAYYESGKLRRVEMYDSGEMVSGKLYSEAGKEVVFFPMTQLPSFPGGEYDMLRFLASNIKYPKHMQKAGVQGLVVLSFVVQPDGTFKDIEVVKGVHPDGDAEAVRVLQKMPLWKPGLEEGKPTDMHFVLPVRYSIR; encoded by the coding sequence ATGAGAATTGTTTTGGCAGCTGTTCTGATGGCATTGCTCTCTGTGGCTGGGCAGCAGGCAGTAGCGCAGGTAAGGTACCTGAGTAAAAGCGGAGTGAAAGAGGTTCCGGCAGCAGAGGCACATTTTTTTGAGGTAAAAGAAGAAAACGCTACCGGAGGGGGGACGCTCACGCGATACCTTACTGCTGATAGCTCCAAGGTAAGCCTGTACACGTACAGCGACCTGGATGGGGGCGAGTATAAAACAGGTGTGAAGGAGGGGCCATACTATGAGTGGCATCGAAACGGGAATCTGAAAATTGAGGGTAACTATAGCCATAATAAGCTGCACGGAGAGTACAGGGCTTGGTATGAGGGTGGGCAGTTATACTACAAACGCTTGTATGAAAAAGGCATGGAGGAAGACACGCTCAAGGCCTACTATGAATCAGGCAAGCTGCGCAGGGTAGAGATGTATGACAGCGGTGAAATGGTCTCAGGTAAGCTGTACAGCGAAGCAGGAAAGGAAGTGGTGTTTTTCCCGATGACGCAGCTGCCTTCATTTCCCGGCGGTGAGTATGACATGCTAAGGTTTCTGGCCTCTAACATCAAATACCCCAAGCACATGCAGAAAGCGGGTGTACAGGGGCTGGTTGTGCTGTCGTTTGTCGTGCAGCCGGACGGAACGTTCAAGGACATAGAAGTAGTGAAAGGTGTTCATCCGGATGGGGATGCGGAGGCGGTGCGGGTGCTTCAGAAGATGCCTTTATGGAAGCCGGGGCTTGAGGAGGGAAAGCCGACAGACATGCATTTTGTACTACCTGTCAGGTACTCGATAAGGTAG
- a CDS encoding glutathione synthetase, whose protein sequence is MTVGFVVNNIETEKAVYTTIFLAQRLHNAGHTVYLMGVGDLAYYPDGYMGAMAVCADPNHKYKSPATYIDYIHSEKAQKMRITARELDVLMLRNDPSSEPEGRSWAQNAGIIFGQLAMRHGVIVLNDPTSLSDAVNKMYFQHFPEAVRPRTLITRDKEEIKQFFNEQKNNIILKPLQGSGGSGVFMVKKKDSTNLNQIVEAISRDGYVIAQEYLPEATEGDVRLFVMNGDALQHKGKYCAIRRVNSADDIRSNIHAGGSAVAAKVDQRMLDLVELVKPKLIQDGMFLVGLDIVGNKLMEINVFSPGALPTASELEGVDFSEPVIAALERKVHYKKTYGTQIDNKTVAMI, encoded by the coding sequence ATGACAGTAGGATTTGTAGTAAATAATATAGAGACTGAAAAGGCAGTTTATACCACCATTTTCCTGGCGCAGCGCCTGCACAACGCCGGACACACCGTTTACCTGATGGGCGTAGGCGATCTGGCTTACTACCCGGACGGCTACATGGGCGCCATGGCCGTGTGCGCGGATCCGAACCATAAGTATAAATCACCGGCCACCTACATCGATTACATCCATAGCGAGAAGGCGCAAAAAATGCGTATTACTGCCCGCGAGCTGGATGTGCTGATGCTGCGAAACGACCCGTCATCGGAGCCGGAAGGACGCTCCTGGGCACAGAATGCAGGTATTATCTTCGGGCAGCTAGCCATGCGCCACGGCGTGATCGTGCTCAACGACCCCACCTCGCTCTCCGATGCGGTTAATAAAATGTACTTCCAGCACTTCCCGGAGGCCGTTCGTCCGCGCACGCTCATTACCCGCGACAAAGAGGAGATAAAGCAGTTCTTTAACGAACAGAAAAACAACATTATACTTAAACCACTGCAGGGCTCTGGCGGATCGGGTGTGTTTATGGTAAAAAAGAAGGACTCCACCAACCTCAACCAGATCGTGGAGGCTATCAGCCGCGACGGGTACGTGATCGCGCAGGAATACCTGCCAGAGGCCACTGAAGGCGACGTGCGCCTGTTTGTGATGAACGGCGATGCCCTGCAGCACAAAGGGAAATACTGCGCCATACGCCGTGTGAACAGCGCTGACGATATCCGCAGCAACATACATGCCGGCGGTTCTGCCGTGGCGGCCAAGGTAGACCAGCGCATGCTGGACTTGGTGGAGCTCGTAAAGCCAAAGCTGATCCAGGACGGCATGTTCCTGGTTGGGTTAGATATAGTAGGCAACAAGCTGATGGAGATAAACGTCTTCAGCCCGGGTGCGCTGCCAACTGCCAGCGAACTGGAGGGAGTGGACTTTTCGGAGCCGGTGATTGCGGCCCTGGAGCGTAAGGTGCACTACAAGAAAACTTACGGCACGCAGATCGACAACAAAACCGTGGCGATGATCTAA
- a CDS encoding M28 family peptidase, translated as MTTKSTLKPLLALLLLGGAPLLTPTQSIAQEVVRQDDDIKKMINQLSAENLEQLVRKMVSFGTRHTLSTTTSKKEGIGAAREWVKSEFEKYAQASGGRMAVEMDKFVVKADGRRVPQDTEMANVIATLKGTDPNDDRVIIVGAHLDSRATDVMDAKSKAPGANDDASGVAMVMEMARVMASQKFPATLMFVAFQGEEQGLYGSTHLAERAKKEGWNLIAMQNNDIVGNSYSAETGLHDNTKVRIFSEGVPAGETEEQARLRRTLGTENDSPSRNLARYMEAVGEKYVDQMDVVLVHRSDRFLRGGDHTPFNRQGFTAVRMSEMNEDFDHQHQDVRKENGKQYGDLPEFMDFEYLRKNTAVNLASMASLGWAPAAPEKVGVLTSGLTNKTDLEWQAPGKGQKPAGYYVLVRPTHASNWEKKFYVTDTKATLPYSKDNYFFAVQSVDKEGHASLPVLPVPVR; from the coding sequence ATGACTACAAAATCTACCCTTAAACCGCTGCTGGCGCTCCTGCTGCTGGGCGGCGCCCCCTTACTCACCCCAACCCAAAGTATAGCCCAGGAAGTAGTGCGCCAGGACGACGATATCAAGAAGATGATTAACCAGCTGTCGGCCGAGAACCTGGAGCAGCTCGTGCGAAAAATGGTGAGCTTCGGCACGCGCCATACCCTGAGCACGACCACCAGCAAGAAAGAAGGCATCGGCGCGGCCCGCGAGTGGGTGAAGTCGGAGTTTGAAAAATATGCCCAGGCCTCCGGCGGCCGCATGGCCGTGGAGATGGACAAGTTCGTGGTGAAGGCCGATGGCCGACGCGTGCCGCAGGATACGGAGATGGCCAATGTCATCGCCACCCTGAAAGGCACCGACCCGAACGATGACCGCGTGATCATCGTAGGCGCCCACCTCGACTCCAGGGCTACCGACGTGATGGACGCCAAGAGCAAGGCCCCAGGCGCAAACGATGATGCCTCGGGTGTGGCGATGGTGATGGAAATGGCCCGCGTGATGGCCTCGCAGAAGTTTCCGGCTACGCTGATGTTCGTGGCTTTCCAGGGTGAGGAACAGGGCCTGTACGGCTCCACGCATCTGGCGGAACGCGCTAAGAAAGAGGGCTGGAACCTGATCGCGATGCAGAACAACGACATTGTAGGCAACTCCTACTCCGCCGAAACAGGCCTGCACGACAACACCAAAGTGCGCATCTTCAGCGAAGGCGTGCCTGCCGGCGAAACAGAGGAACAAGCCCGCCTGCGCAGAACCCTCGGCACCGAGAACGACAGCCCGAGCCGCAACCTGGCCCGCTACATGGAAGCTGTCGGTGAAAAGTATGTGGACCAGATGGACGTAGTGCTGGTGCACCGCTCCGACCGCTTCCTGCGCGGCGGCGACCACACGCCGTTTAACCGCCAAGGTTTTACAGCGGTGCGCATGAGCGAGATGAACGAGGATTTTGACCACCAGCACCAGGACGTGCGCAAGGAGAACGGCAAGCAGTATGGCGACCTGCCCGAGTTCATGGACTTTGAGTACCTGCGCAAGAACACCGCCGTAAACCTGGCAAGTATGGCCAGCCTGGGCTGGGCTCCGGCCGCCCCGGAGAAAGTCGGCGTGCTCACCTCCGGCCTCACCAACAAAACCGATCTAGAGTGGCAGGCTCCCGGCAAAGGGCAAAAGCCAGCCGGATATTATGTACTTGTGCGCCCGACGCACGCCTCTAACTGGGAAAAGAAGTTCTACGTGACCGATACCAAGGCCACCCTGCCCTACTCCAAAGATAACTACTTCTTTGCGGTGCAGTCGGTAGATAAAGAGGGACACGCTAGCTTACCTGTATTGCCGGTGCCTGTTAGATAA
- a CDS encoding N-formylglutamate amidohydrolase, with product MTQTKVDTVYYTITRGDSPLVATAIHNGHEVRHNLRALYNLTPQERLREEDPFTAEWVSITDNQITGHYSRFELDLNRPPKKAIYRKPEDAWGLQVWKEELPEELARESMKRYDKFYEDVKQMLTQLLDEHACLVIYDLHTYNHRREGPTGPAADPEENPEVNIGTGNMNREKWAPVVEALMHSLSNHNYQGRKLDVRENVKFEGGHFMRWIHDTFGDKVCVMSIEFKKFFMDEWTGEPDQAQVQEIRQALQQSTRPVLEALAQVCQV from the coding sequence ATGACACAGACCAAAGTAGATACTGTATACTATACCATCACCCGCGGCGACAGCCCCTTGGTGGCCACGGCCATCCATAACGGGCACGAGGTGCGCCACAACCTACGCGCGCTGTATAACCTCACGCCTCAGGAGCGGCTGCGCGAGGAAGACCCCTTCACGGCAGAGTGGGTAAGTATAACCGACAACCAGATTACGGGCCATTATTCCCGTTTCGAGCTGGACCTGAACCGCCCGCCCAAGAAGGCTATTTACCGCAAGCCTGAGGATGCCTGGGGCCTGCAGGTATGGAAAGAGGAGCTGCCGGAGGAACTGGCCAGGGAGTCGATGAAGCGCTACGACAAGTTTTATGAGGATGTGAAGCAGATGCTGACGCAGCTGCTGGACGAGCATGCCTGCCTGGTGATTTACGACCTCCATACGTACAACCACCGCCGCGAGGGACCTACAGGTCCGGCCGCCGACCCAGAAGAGAACCCGGAGGTGAACATCGGCACGGGTAACATGAACCGGGAGAAGTGGGCGCCGGTGGTGGAGGCGCTCATGCACAGCCTGAGCAACCACAACTACCAGGGCCGCAAGCTGGATGTGCGTGAAAACGTAAAGTTTGAAGGGGGGCACTTTATGCGCTGGATCCACGACACCTTCGGCGACAAAGTATGCGTGATGAGCATTGAGTTTAAGAAGTTCTTTATGGATGAGTGGACCGGCGAGCCTGACCAGGCGCAGGTGCAGGAGATACGGCAGGCGCTGCAGCAAAGTACCCGCCCCGTGCTGGAGGCGCTGGCCCAGGTATGCCAGGTGTAG
- the bla gene encoding subclass B1 metallo-beta-lactamase — protein MKRLRHLIPCLLLLLPAHILLAQEQEIKVTRIAPKVWVHTSYSTYQGALVPSHGLVVSTKEGAVLIDTGWGNEPTEQLLAWVKTNLKQSVKVCVPTHWHDDKLGGMGAVQQQGIPVMTSELTASLAAEHGKGTPDVTFAADTTFTVGGQQFEVYFPGGGHTADNVVVYLPQQKILFGGCFVKDGRSKSLGNIADADLKSWPIAIRKVQQRYPKAKLVVPSHGPWGDQSLLSHTLKLLQEQQK, from the coding sequence ATGAAGCGATTACGGCACCTCATACCTTGCCTGCTGCTCCTGCTGCCTGCCCATATTTTGCTGGCCCAGGAGCAGGAGATAAAGGTAACCAGAATAGCCCCCAAAGTATGGGTGCACACCTCGTACAGTACTTACCAGGGAGCTCTGGTCCCGTCGCATGGCCTGGTGGTTTCTACCAAAGAGGGCGCGGTGCTGATAGATACCGGCTGGGGCAACGAGCCCACGGAGCAGCTGCTGGCATGGGTAAAGACCAACCTGAAGCAATCGGTAAAAGTATGCGTGCCCACGCACTGGCACGACGACAAGCTGGGTGGCATGGGTGCGGTGCAGCAGCAGGGCATTCCGGTAATGACCTCGGAACTGACAGCCAGCCTTGCCGCCGAACACGGCAAGGGCACCCCGGACGTTACCTTCGCTGCAGACACCACCTTTACGGTAGGCGGGCAGCAGTTTGAAGTATACTTCCCCGGCGGCGGGCACACGGCCGACAACGTGGTGGTGTACCTGCCGCAGCAAAAGATCCTGTTCGGCGGTTGTTTTGTAAAAGATGGCCGGTCAAAGAGCCTGGGAAACATCGCCGATGCTGACCTTAAAAGCTGGCCTATCGCCATCCGTAAGGTGCAGCAGCGCTACCCAAAGGCTAAGTTAGTCGTGCCGAGCCACGGCCCCTGGGGCGATCAATCCCTACTTAGCCATACGTTGAAGTTACTGCAGGAACAGCAGAAATAA
- a CDS encoding ABC transporter ATP-binding protein yields the protein MRKEQKGTRDTAGKQEKKSLREQMGALKNLPKFFRLIWETSPRLTITNLLLRLVKSSLPLAMLYVGKLIIDEVIRLIDVTGEQSLTYLWTLVALELGLAVISDLINRGITLVDSLLGDLFSNRTSVTLIEHAAKLDLAQFEDATFYDKLERARRQTVTRVVLMSQVLSQLQDIVTIGFLAVGLIAFNPWLILILLVAVIPSFLGETHFNERSYSLSRSWTPERRELDYLRYIGASDETAKEIKTFNLSGFLARRFKELSDRYYLLNKGLTVRRAFWGSALSALGTLAYYGAYVFILFATVAGNITVGSLTFLAGSFSNMRGLLQGIMTRFSQITESALYLQDLFDFLELQPQISPPENPLPLPRPIQQGFTFEDVGFKYHNSEKWAVRHLSFHLRAGEKLALVGENGAGKTTLVKLLARLYEPTEGRILLDGVDLREYDLNDLRHQVGIIFQDYVRFQMTASDNIAIGQISNISDKERIQTSAQKSLADLVIQRLPDKYDQVLGKRFNKGVELSGGEWQKVALARAYMRDAQLLILDEPTSALDARAEHEVFLRFSELIEGRTAVLISHRFSTVRMADRILFLEQGQLKELGSHEELLAQNGKYAELFHLQAKGYL from the coding sequence ATGCGTAAAGAGCAAAAAGGAACGAGAGACACAGCAGGCAAACAGGAGAAGAAAAGCCTGCGCGAGCAGATGGGGGCGCTGAAGAATTTACCCAAGTTCTTCCGGCTGATATGGGAAACAAGCCCGCGGCTGACCATCACCAACCTGTTGCTGCGCCTGGTGAAGTCCTCGCTGCCGCTGGCCATGCTGTATGTAGGCAAGCTGATCATTGACGAGGTAATCCGGCTGATAGACGTAACGGGCGAGCAAAGCCTGACCTACCTCTGGACCCTGGTGGCACTGGAATTAGGACTGGCTGTGATTTCAGATCTGATTAACCGGGGCATCACCTTGGTGGATAGTCTGCTGGGCGACCTGTTCTCAAACCGAACCTCTGTAACCCTGATAGAGCATGCGGCCAAGCTGGACCTGGCTCAGTTTGAGGATGCCACGTTTTACGACAAGCTGGAGCGGGCACGGCGGCAGACGGTGACACGGGTGGTGCTTATGTCGCAGGTGCTCTCGCAGTTGCAGGATATCGTTACAATCGGCTTTCTGGCTGTTGGTTTGATTGCCTTTAACCCCTGGCTCATACTTATACTTTTGGTAGCCGTGATTCCTTCGTTCCTGGGCGAGACGCACTTTAACGAGCGCAGCTACTCCCTCTCCCGCTCCTGGACGCCCGAACGCCGCGAGCTAGATTACCTGCGCTACATCGGCGCCTCCGACGAAACGGCCAAGGAGATCAAGACCTTCAACCTCTCTGGTTTCCTGGCACGCCGCTTTAAGGAGCTGTCGGACAGATATTATCTGCTCAACAAGGGCCTGACTGTCAGGCGAGCCTTCTGGGGCAGCGCCCTCTCTGCCCTCGGCACGCTGGCCTACTACGGTGCCTATGTCTTTATACTTTTCGCCACGGTGGCCGGCAACATCACAGTAGGTAGCCTCACTTTCCTGGCAGGCTCGTTCAGCAACATGCGGGGCCTTTTGCAAGGTATCATGACGCGCTTCTCCCAGATCACCGAGAGCGCTTTATACTTGCAGGACCTGTTCGATTTCCTGGAGCTGCAACCACAGATCTCCCCACCCGAAAACCCACTGCCGCTGCCTCGGCCTATCCAACAGGGGTTTACGTTCGAGGATGTTGGCTTTAAGTATCACAACTCGGAGAAATGGGCCGTGCGACACCTTTCCTTCCACTTAAGGGCAGGCGAAAAACTGGCCTTGGTAGGTGAGAACGGAGCCGGCAAAACCACGCTGGTAAAGCTGCTGGCCCGGCTATATGAGCCCACCGAAGGGCGTATACTTTTAGACGGCGTAGATCTGCGCGAGTATGACCTGAACGATCTGCGCCACCAGGTCGGTATCATCTTTCAGGATTACGTGCGTTTCCAGATGACTGCCTCCGACAACATTGCTATTGGCCAGATCAGCAACATCTCTGACAAGGAGCGTATTCAGACTTCTGCCCAGAAAAGCCTGGCCGACCTGGTGATCCAGCGCCTGCCCGACAAGTATGACCAGGTGCTGGGCAAGCGCTTTAACAAGGGCGTGGAGCTGTCGGGGGGCGAGTGGCAGAAGGTGGCCCTAGCCCGCGCCTACATGCGCGATGCCCAGCTGCTCATACTCGACGAGCCCACCTCCGCCCTCGATGCCCGCGCCGAGCACGAGGTATTCCTGCGCTTCTCCGAGCTGATAGAGGGCCGCACCGCTGTGCTGATCTCCCACCGTTTCTCCACGGTGCGCATGGCCGACCGCATTTTGTTTCTGGAGCAGGGGCAACTGAAAGAGCTCGGCTCTCACGAGGAGCTGCTAGCGCAGAACGGCAAGTATGCAGAGCTGTTCCACCTGCAGGCGAAGGGGTATTTGTAG
- a CDS encoding zinc-ribbon domain-containing protein, protein MATSETPSTKTCPNCGAVVPRRTKQCPECGQLLATPRPEWFKNLTPVEIFLLVLGSIMLAVGLVAL, encoded by the coding sequence ATGGCTACATCCGAAACCCCATCTACCAAAACCTGCCCTAACTGCGGCGCCGTCGTGCCCCGCAGAACCAAGCAATGCCCGGAGTGCGGCCAGTTGCTGGCTACCCCCAGGCCCGAGTGGTTTAAAAACCTGACCCCTGTCGAGATTTTCCTACTGGTACTGGGCAGTATTATGCTGGCCGTTGGACTGGTGGCATTGTAG
- a CDS encoding magnesium citrate secondary transporter — MATFKQPLFIASFILAAANQALELAGIYIRPLHTHLDDLLALPLTLTIALAAERLYFRNPYFVLPLRYTLLALLLFSLVFEGLLPLLHRRYTADPWDVLAYLAGAFIFQGWMNKPLAERQA; from the coding sequence ATGGCCACTTTTAAGCAACCGCTCTTTATTGCCTCTTTTATACTTGCTGCGGCCAACCAGGCGCTGGAACTGGCGGGTATTTACATCCGGCCGCTGCACACGCACCTCGACGACCTGCTGGCGCTGCCCCTGACGCTGACCATCGCCTTGGCAGCCGAGCGTTTATACTTTAGAAATCCATACTTTGTGCTGCCGCTGCGCTATACCTTGCTGGCGCTGCTGCTGTTCAGCCTGGTGTTTGAGGGGCTGTTGCCGCTGCTGCACCGCCGCTACACCGCCGACCCGTGGGATGTGCTGGCTTACCTGGCGGGGGCGTTTATTTTTCAGGGTTGGATGAACAAGCCGCTGGCAGAAAGGCAGGCATAG